The stretch of DNA GGCAATCATGCCGGCCTGGCTCGCCCGCGTGGCCGACGACCAGAGCCTGGGCTGGCTACAACATGGTTTGAACGACCCCCGGCATCTTTATGCACATTGTTTCTGCTCGCTGGACGGCGGGCAGAGCCTGCGGCGTATCGACGCCGCGCCCGACGTGGAGTAGCAGTATGGGTTTGCTCATCGACGGTCGATGGACCGATCAGTGGTATGACACCGAGTCGCACGGTGGCAAGTTCGTGCGCGAGTCGGCCGGTTTCCGAGACTGGGTCAGCCCCGACCCGGAGGCGCGCTTTGCGGCCGAGGCCGGCCGTTATCATCTGTATGTCTCGCTGGCCTGCCCGTGGGCGCATCGCACGCTGATCCTGCGCAAGCTCAAGGGCCTGGAGAAGATCGTCGACGTGTCCGTGGTCGACCCGTACATGGGCGAGTGGGGCTGGTCGTTCTCCGATGCGCCGGGCGCGATCCCCGATCCGCTGTACGGGCTGGATCATCTGTTCGAGCTCTATCAAAAGGCCGCCCGTGGATATACTGGCCGGGTGACCACCCCCACCCTATGGGATCGTCACCACGAAACCATCGTGTCCAACGAATCGGCCGATATCGTGCGCATGTTCAACAACGCTTTCGATGCGTTGGCCGAGCATCCCGAGCGCGACTATTATCCGGTCGCGCTGCGCGA from Salinisphaera sp. T31B1 encodes:
- a CDS encoding glutathione S-transferase family protein, giving the protein MGLLIDGRWTDQWYDTESHGGKFVRESAGFRDWVSPDPEARFAAEAGRYHLYVSLACPWAHRTLILRKLKGLEKIVDVSVVDPYMGEWGWSFSDAPGAIPDPLYGLDHLFELYQKAARGYTGRVTTPTLWDRHHETIVSNESADIVRMFNNAFDALAEHPERDYYPVALRDEIDAVNERVYHDVNNGVYKAGFATTQDAYEEAFEAVFAALDWLDARLAEKRYLAGDRITEADWRLFVTLVRFDAVYVGHFKCNLRRIADYPNLSGYLRELYQVPGVADTTNFDHIKQHYYRSHGTINPTGIVPLGPALDLYSAHGRDAVAAVG